The genomic interval GCACCTGCTGACGCCGCTGGCGCACCTCGGTTACTACGACACGGTCGACGCGGCCCCGTACGATCACCTGCAGGCGGCGCAGTCGGTACGCGAATTCGTCGCCGATCTGCCCGGCGGCGAGTCGGATTACCTCGATGCCTGTCGCGCTTACATGGACACGCTTTACGGGCGGATGCTGGCGGCGCGCGGTGGCGGCAAGCGGTTCTTCGTCGACAAGACGCCCGCCAACGCGCTCGTTCTCCCCTTCATTGGCAAGGTCTATCCGACTGCCCGCTACGTCGTTCTAACCCGCCATCCGGCTGCCGTGTTCGGCTCTTACGCCAACTCGTTCTTCGACGGCGACTACGACGCGGCGCGCCGGTTCAACCCCATCCTCGATCGTTACGTGCCGGCGATGGCCCGCTTCCTGCGCGCGCGGACGGTGCCTCTGGTGCAGGTGGGGTACGAGAGGCTCGTGCAGCAGCCCGAAGCGGAGCTGCGACGGGTGTGCGAATTCCTCGGCGTCGAGTTCGAGCCGAAAATGATCGATTACGGCGAACAGCGATTCGAAGCCGGCGGGCTCGGCGATCCGGTGACCGTGAATCGTCAGACCCGGCCGGTGACCGACTCGGTGGATCGCTGGGCGAGCGAACTGGCCGGCGACCCGGCCAGACTCGCGCTGGTGCGCGCCATGATCGACGGGCTCGAGGACGGCGATCTGGAGACGTGGGGCTTCCCGCGCGCCACCCTGTTCGACGCCGTGGCGCGTGCGCGGCAGTCCGGCCCGACCGCGGCGCCGGCGGCCCCGAAGCTCGACCGCTTCCGGCTCGAGCGCAAGGTGTTGCGCGTCCTGCGCGGGGTGGTTCGGCGGCACGCGTGGGCGAGCCGAGGGCTCCGTTCGCTGCGCACGTTCTGCGACGTGTTGCTGCGCGGGTGAGGGCCGCCGCCCGCAATCCATGGCCTGACCACCCATCCTTCGGGAGGGCGAGGCTCCGCCGAGCCGCGACGGTTTGACGACGGCTCGGCAGGAGCCTCACCCTCCCCTCCGATTTCTTCGCGCAATCACGTGGAACGCGATCTCCGAGCGCGTTCCACCGTGTTCCGCGAAGCTCCGGGCATGAATGCCCGGGCTCGGTCGAGGCGCCCGGTGAACCGGGCGCTGGTCCGCGGGCGACCGCCCCGTTTACGGGGCGGCTCGGTTGAGCGCGGCGATTCATCGCCGGGTGCGGTAAGCGCGGCTCGCCATCCCCATCCGATCTTCTTCGCGCAATCGGGTGGAACGCGATCTCCGAGCACGTTACTGGGCCACGGCGCCGTCGCAGCACGGCAACAGCACCCCGCGGCGGAGTCAGGTTCCTCTCCCAGCGGGAGAGGACAGGTGAGGGGATAAGATCGAATGAGGCAAGAGCGTCACGACAGCAGCCCGCGGCGGGGTCAGGTTCCTCCCAACGGGAGAGGTCAGGTGAGGGGATGAAACGAAGCCGTTGGCCGGTATGTGTGTCGGCGCCGACGATCTCGGGCAGTTCGTGGCGCGATCGGGTCATTGTCCTGGCCGGCGCTGCGCGGTTCGGTCGCACCCCCTCACCTGACCTCTCCCTGCGGGAGAGGGACCTGACTCCGCGGCGGGGTGCTGTTGCCGTGGTGCAGCGGGTG from Candidatus Binatia bacterium carries:
- a CDS encoding sulfotransferase, whose amino-acid sequence is MAVEFSGTRLILVIGPPRSGTTLLMRMLAAHSQIYSRAEPHLLTPLAHLGYYDTVDAAPYDHLQAAQSVREFVADLPGGESDYLDACRAYMDTLYGRMLAARGGGKRFFVDKTPANALVLPFIGKVYPTARYVVLTRHPAAVFGSYANSFFDGDYDAARRFNPILDRYVPAMARFLRARTVPLVQVGYERLVQQPEAELRRVCEFLGVEFEPKMIDYGEQRFEAGGLGDPVTVNRQTRPVTDSVDRWASELAGDPARLALVRAMIDGLEDGDLETWGFPRATLFDAVARARQSGPTAAPAAPKLDRFRLERKVLRVLRGVVRRHAWASRGLRSLRTFCDVLLRG